A genomic segment from Nicotiana tabacum cultivar K326 chromosome 9, ASM71507v2, whole genome shotgun sequence encodes:
- the LOC107796755 gene encoding microtubule-associated protein 70-2-like: MSEFVSGEGSEEFSYSENGGGNVRETTPLTVSASFKGSRRRTAVMRPSLDADEFLNLLHGSDPVKLELNRLENEVRDKDRELTEAQAEIKALRLSERLREKAVEELTDELSRVDEKLKLTESLLESKNLEIKKINDEKKASMAAQFAAEATLRRVHAAQKDDDMPPIEAILAPLEAELKLARQEIAKLQDDNKALDRLTKSKEAALLDAERTVQSALAKASMVDDLQNKNQELMKQIEICQEENKILDRMHRQKVAEVEKLTQSVRELEEAVLAGGAAANAVRDYQRKVQEMNEERKTLDRELARAKVTANRVATVVANEWKDANDKVMPVKQWLEERRFLQGEMQTLRDKLTVTERAAKSEAMLKEKYQLRLKVLEETLRSSSSATRSTPDGRSSSNGPARRQSLGGAENISKLTSNGFLPKRSPSFQLRSSGSSTVLKNAKGTSKSFDGGSRSLDRGKNLLNGTGPNFNSSKSCDVAKDNETQNNSWKASQVEKNSDTQVTEREDSIPGILYDLLQKEVIALRKAGHEKDQSLKDKDDAIEMLAKKVETLTKAMEVEAKKMRREVAAMEKEVAAMRVEKDHENRAKRFGNSRGPANSSQLLPGRNAARSGLTRNTQ; this comes from the exons atgtcgGAGTTTGTTTCCGGCGAGGGGAGTGAGGAGTTCAGTTACAGCGAAAACGGCGGCGGCAATGTGCGTGAGACGACGCCGTTGACAGTGTCGGCGTCGTTCAAGGGTTCACGGCGGAGGACGGCGGTGATGAGGCCAAGCCTTGACGCCGACGAGTTCTTAAACCTACTTCACGGGTCGGATCCGGTGAAGTTGGAGCTCAATCGACTCGAAAATGAAGTTAGAG ATAAGGACCGGGAATTGACTGAGGCTCAAGCGGAGATCAAGGCATTAAGATTGTCGGAAAGACTGCGTGAAAAGGCTGTTGAAGAG CTCACTGATGAGTTGTCAAGGGTTGACGAGAAGCTTAAGTTGACAGAATCTCTTTTAGAAAGCAAG AATcttgaaattaagaaaattaatgaTGAGAAGAAAGCATCCATGGCAGCTCAATTTGCAGCAGAAGCCACTCTTAGAAGGGTCCATGCTGCTCAAAAAGATGATGATATGCCGCCTATTGAAGCCATCCTTGCACCTTTGGAGGCTGAACTCAAGCTTGCTCGTCAGGAG ATTGCAAAGCTACAAGATGATAATAAAGCACTGGACCGTCTTACAAAGTCAAAAGAGGCAGCTTTACTTGATGCTGAGAGAACTGTGCAGTCAGCATTAGCAAAAGCTTCTATGGTGGACGACCTTCAGAACAAGAACCAAGAGCTGATGAAACAGATAGAAATATGCCAG gaagaaaataaaatattggaCAGAATGCATCGCCAAAAGGTTGCAGAGGTTGAAAAGCTTACGCAATCAGTACGTGAGCTTGAGGAGGCTGTTCTTGCTGGTGGTGCAGCTGCTAATGCTGTCCGGGATTATCAACGGAAAGTTCAAGAGATGAAT GAAGAAAGAAAAACTCTTGACCGGGAGCTGGCACGTGCCAAGGTAACAGCTAATAGGGTAGCAACTGTGGTTGCTAATGAGTGGAAAGATGCCAATGATAAAGTAATGCCTGTGAAACAGTGGCTTGAAGAAAGGAGGTTTTTGCAG GGTGAGATGCAAACGCTGCGTGACAAGCTCACAGTCACTGAACGAGCTGCAAAATCAGAAGCCATGTTAAAA GAGAAATATCAACTGAGGCTTAAGGTCCTTGAAGAGACATTAAGATCATCTAGCTCAGCTACTCGCAGTACACCAGATGGTAGAAGTTCAAGCAATGGTCCTGCACGTCGGCAATCACTGGGAGGCGCTGAAAACATCTCCAAATTGACCTCCAATGGATTTTTACCAAAGAGGTCACCATCATTTCAGCTTAGATCTTCTGGGTCCAGTACGGTGCTGAAGAATGCTAAAGGGACGTCGAAGTCGTTTGACGGTGGCTCAAGGTCATTGGACAGGGGCAAAAACCTTCTGAATGGTACAGGTCCAAATTTCAACAGCAGCAAGTCGTGTGATGTAGCCAAAGACAATGAGACTCAGAATAATTCCTGGAAAGCAAGTCAAGTTGAAAAGAACAGTGACACACAAGTAACAGAAAGAGAGGATAGTATACCTGGAATATTATATGATTTGCTGCAAAAGGAAGTGATTGCCTTGAGAAAAGCAGGTCATGAGAAGGATCAAAGTCTTAAAGACAAGGATGACGCCATTGAG ATGTTAGCTAAGAAAGTAGAAACTTTAACAAAAGCCATGGAGGTTGAGGCTAAAAAAATGAGAAGGGAGGTTGCTGCCATGGAGAAGGAGGTGGCTGCCATGCGTGTTGAGAAAGATCATGAGAACAGGGCCAAAAGATTTGGAAATTCAAGGGGTCCAGCAAACAGTTCTCAGCTGCTTCCAGGAAG AAATGCGGCACGAAGTGGGTTAACACGCAACACTCAATAA